A single window of Chlamydia ibidis 10-1398/6 DNA harbors:
- the pyk gene encoding pyruvate kinase yields the protein MITRTKIICTIGPATNSSEMLENLLDAGMNVARLNFSHGTHESHGETIKLLKALREKKQVPLAIMLDTKGPEVRLGNIPQPIKVSRGQKITLTGKEIDGSLERGVTLHPQCIFPYVREGVDVLIDDGYIQAVITGVGEQELEIEFLNSGELKSYKSLSIRDIDLALPFMTDKDIADLRFGVEQGIDVIAASFVRYPEDVETIRKCLESYGRPDLPIIAKIENRLGVENFAQIAKVSDGIMIARGDLGIELSVVEVPNLQKMMAQVSRETGRFCITATQMLESMIRNMLPTRAEVSDIANAIYDGTSAVMLSGETASGSYPTGAVKIMRSVIQETEKHINYHNFLNFDDSSSEVKVSPYLQAIGLSGIQIAEKADAKAIIVYTESGGSPIFLSKYRPKLPIIAVTPKLDIYYRLALEWGVYPMLTQDPDRVVWRHEACIYGIEKGILSNYDRILVLSRGIGMKETNNLTLTTVNEVIATKLGS from the coding sequence ATGATCACAAGAACTAAAATCATTTGTACTATAGGACCAGCAACCAATAGTTCTGAAATGCTAGAAAATCTTTTAGATGCAGGGATGAATGTTGCACGATTGAATTTTAGTCATGGTACACATGAAAGCCATGGAGAGACTATCAAGCTTCTTAAAGCATTAAGAGAAAAGAAGCAAGTTCCTTTAGCTATTATGTTGGATACTAAGGGCCCAGAGGTTCGTTTAGGAAATATTCCACAGCCTATTAAAGTCTCTCGGGGTCAAAAAATCACGCTTACGGGAAAAGAGATAGATGGATCATTAGAAAGGGGGGTAACTCTCCATCCTCAATGTATTTTTCCTTACGTACGCGAGGGTGTGGATGTCTTAATAGACGATGGTTATATCCAAGCTGTCATTACTGGCGTAGGTGAGCAAGAATTAGAGATAGAATTTCTGAATTCAGGGGAGCTTAAGTCTTACAAATCCTTGAGCATACGCGATATTGATTTAGCCCTTCCCTTTATGACTGATAAAGATATTGCTGATTTGAGATTCGGTGTGGAGCAGGGTATAGACGTCATAGCAGCATCATTTGTCCGATATCCTGAAGATGTAGAGACCATACGTAAATGTCTTGAAAGTTATGGGCGCCCTGATTTGCCTATTATTGCGAAAATCGAAAATCGTTTAGGGGTTGAAAACTTTGCACAAATTGCTAAGGTTTCTGACGGAATTATGATTGCGCGTGGCGATTTAGGTATTGAATTATCTGTTGTTGAGGTCCCTAATTTACAAAAGATGATGGCTCAAGTTTCTCGGGAGACTGGCCGTTTTTGTATTACTGCCACACAAATGTTGGAGTCTATGATTCGTAATATGTTGCCAACCAGAGCCGAAGTTTCCGACATAGCTAATGCTATTTATGATGGTACATCCGCTGTGATGTTGTCTGGAGAAACAGCATCAGGTAGTTATCCCACAGGTGCAGTAAAAATTATGCGTTCAGTAATTCAAGAAACTGAGAAGCATATTAATTACCATAATTTTTTAAATTTTGATGATAGTAGTAGTGAAGTAAAAGTGTCACCTTACTTACAAGCTATAGGATTATCTGGAATTCAAATTGCTGAAAAAGCAGATGCTAAAGCTATCATTGTTTATACAGAATCTGGAGGATCTCCGATCTTTCTATCTAAGTATCGTCCTAAGTTACCCATTATTGCTGTCACTCCTAAGTTAGACATTTACTATCGATTAGCTTTAGAGTGGGGAGTTTATCCTATGCTAACACAGGATCCTGATCGTGTAGTTTGGAGACACGAAGCTTGTATCTATGGTATAGAAAAAGGCATTTTATCAAATTATGATAGAATCCTAGTCCTTAGTCGTGGTATTGGTATGAAAGAAACTAATAACCTTACCTTAACTACCGTTAATGAAGTTATTGCGACTAAGCTAGGATCTTAG